From the Cupriavidus necator N-1 genome, one window contains:
- a CDS encoding M20 family metallo-hydrolase: MTVSNPPTLTNAQTIAERAQDHVGAERLAASLAALARFGLRHDGGVSRETLTAIDLAARRHLIDQARALGCTVGIDDCGNLFFRRPGREDLPPVLTGSHADTQPVGGKYDGAYGVLAGLEVIAALNAAGIETLRPVEVVSWTNEEGSRFGPGAMGSSAFVEPARLAGYRDVTDAAGIRFGEALDAALAESHDVPRVPMARPMAACVELHIEQGPVLEGANVPLGVVTGIQAVRWFRMECTGTMAHAGTTPMAVRHDAMAAAVAIAQDLYTLAPRHAAAPGTPELRLTLGRWSVAPNSVNTIPGHVTFTVDMRCLDDAALDRAEAALRAACVRHAHAPEAVTVTRFFHREPTHFPEAMLGTIERACSRASGNAGRALPMRLTSGAFHDAMYLADHCPTAMIFVPSKGGISHNAAEDTEGADLFLGAQALAYTVAELASR, from the coding sequence TTGACCGTATCGAACCCGCCCACCCTCACCAACGCACAAACCATTGCCGAACGCGCGCAGGATCATGTGGGCGCCGAGCGCCTGGCCGCATCGCTGGCAGCCCTGGCCCGGTTTGGCCTGCGCCACGACGGCGGCGTTTCCCGCGAAACGCTGACCGCGATCGACCTGGCCGCCCGGCGCCACCTGATCGACCAGGCACGCGCGCTGGGCTGCACAGTCGGCATCGACGATTGCGGCAACCTGTTTTTCCGCCGCCCCGGCCGCGAAGACCTGCCGCCGGTGCTGACCGGCAGCCACGCCGATACGCAGCCGGTGGGCGGCAAGTACGACGGCGCGTACGGCGTGCTGGCCGGCCTGGAAGTAATTGCCGCGCTCAACGCGGCCGGCATTGAGACATTGCGCCCCGTCGAGGTTGTGTCCTGGACCAACGAGGAAGGCAGCCGCTTCGGTCCCGGCGCGATGGGGTCGAGCGCCTTCGTCGAACCCGCGCGGCTGGCAGGCTATCGCGACGTGACTGATGCGGCCGGTATTCGGTTCGGCGAGGCGCTCGATGCCGCGCTGGCGGAAAGCCATGACGTGCCCAGGGTGCCGATGGCGCGGCCCATGGCGGCATGCGTCGAACTGCACATCGAACAGGGGCCGGTGCTGGAAGGCGCAAATGTGCCGCTGGGCGTGGTCACCGGCATCCAGGCGGTACGCTGGTTCCGCATGGAATGCACGGGTACGATGGCCCATGCCGGCACCACGCCGATGGCGGTGCGACACGATGCGATGGCCGCGGCCGTGGCCATTGCGCAAGACCTGTACACGCTGGCGCCGCGCCATGCGGCCGCCCCCGGCACTCCCGAACTGCGCCTGACGCTGGGCCGCTGGAGCGTGGCGCCGAACTCGGTCAACACCATTCCCGGCCACGTCACGTTCACGGTCGATATGCGCTGCCTGGACGACGCCGCGCTTGATCGCGCCGAAGCGGCATTGCGCGCGGCGTGTGTCAGGCACGCACATGCGCCCGAAGCGGTCACGGTCACGCGCTTCTTCCATCGCGAGCCGACGCATTTCCCCGAGGCCATGCTGGGCACCATCGAGCGCGCCTGCTCGCGTGCCAGCGGCAACGCCGGCCGGGCGCTGCCGATGCGGCTGACCTCCGGCGCGTTCCACGACGCCATGTACCTGGCCGACCATTGCCCCACGGCGATGATCTTCGTGCCAAGCAAAGGGGGCATCAGCCACAATGCCGCCGAAGATACGGAAGGCGCCGATCTGTTCCTTGGAGCCCAGGCACTGGCTTACACTGTCGCCGAACTGGCCAGCCGCTGA
- a CDS encoding helix-turn-helix domain-containing protein gives MAKTERPTPETADSKSATLTLGVKLRHARLVAGYTLLQLAGKAGCSESLISKIERGLATPSFTTLHRLAVALDTNIGALTSDEEPNQSPILRHGERPVIRAGGVALERVVLPKRGGLLQANIHIVWPGEASDGQIEHQGEEVGYVLEGQLELMLGDDVYLIGPGDAFTFASQVPHGYRNVGDVVARVLWVNSPATF, from the coding sequence ATGGCAAAGACCGAGCGCCCCACACCTGAAACGGCCGACAGCAAGTCGGCCACCCTGACGCTTGGCGTCAAGCTGCGCCACGCCCGGCTGGTGGCCGGCTACACGCTGCTACAGCTCGCCGGGAAGGCGGGGTGCTCGGAAAGCCTGATTTCAAAGATTGAGCGCGGGCTGGCCACCCCGTCGTTTACCACGCTGCACCGGCTGGCCGTAGCGCTGGACACCAATATCGGCGCGCTGACCAGCGACGAGGAGCCAAACCAGTCGCCGATCCTGCGGCATGGTGAACGCCCGGTGATCCGGGCCGGCGGCGTGGCGCTCGAACGCGTGGTGCTGCCCAAGCGTGGCGGCCTGCTGCAGGCCAACATCCACATCGTCTGGCCCGGCGAGGCCAGCGACGGGCAGATCGAGCACCAGGGCGAGGAAGTGGGCTACGTGCTCGAAGGACAGCTCGAACTGATGCTCGGCGACGACGTCTACCTGATCGGCCCGGGCGATGCCTTCACGTTCGCCAGCCAGGTGCCGCATGGCTACCGCAATGTGGGCGACGTCGTGGCCAGGGTGCTGTGGGTGAATTCGCCGGCCACCTTCTGA
- a CDS encoding IS110 family RNA-guided transposase, protein MNATTYGLDLAKSIFQLYWVDPETGETHSRRLSKTQLISFLSNRTPGKFVLEACGGAHWWARKIISLGHEAILLHPKYVRPFVRTNKTDAADARAIWTAAQQPGMRPIPVKTEAQQALLGLHRIRSELVDSRTRQVNQIRGLLGEYGLHFVLGRKAAMAQFVTRLSEIEQTIPAPLWRLLSRQLQRLRQLDAEILAAEQEIAAWLKTEPAAQCVDAIPGIGPITATALVATMGSPQAYRSGRAFAASLGLVPTQSGTGGKVHLGHISKRGDPYLRKLLIHGARIVLTRSKRRPCWAEALLVRRPTNVAIVALANKMARTAWALLAHRRVYEPGYISARPA, encoded by the coding sequence ATGAATGCTACGACATATGGGCTGGATCTTGCAAAGTCGATCTTCCAGCTCTACTGGGTCGACCCAGAGACGGGCGAGACGCACAGCCGGCGCCTCAGCAAGACCCAACTGATTTCCTTTCTGAGCAATCGCACCCCCGGCAAGTTCGTACTGGAGGCGTGTGGCGGCGCGCACTGGTGGGCAAGAAAGATTATCAGCCTGGGCCATGAAGCCATCCTACTCCACCCAAAGTACGTGCGACCGTTCGTGCGGACCAACAAGACCGATGCGGCCGACGCGCGCGCGATCTGGACAGCCGCGCAGCAACCTGGGATGCGACCGATACCGGTAAAGACTGAGGCACAGCAAGCCTTACTTGGATTGCACCGAATTCGCTCGGAACTAGTCGACAGCCGCACGCGGCAAGTGAATCAGATTCGCGGCTTGCTGGGCGAATACGGCCTGCACTTCGTGCTTGGTCGCAAGGCTGCCATGGCGCAGTTTGTCACCCGACTGAGCGAGATCGAGCAAACCATCCCGGCTCCCTTGTGGCGACTGTTGTCGCGCCAGTTACAGCGACTCAGGCAGTTGGACGCTGAAATCCTCGCGGCCGAGCAAGAGATCGCTGCATGGCTAAAAACCGAGCCTGCCGCCCAATGTGTGGATGCGATTCCGGGAATTGGCCCGATCACCGCCACGGCCCTGGTTGCCACCATGGGATCTCCCCAGGCTTACCGCTCAGGCAGAGCCTTCGCGGCCAGCCTGGGCCTGGTACCAACCCAGAGTGGCACCGGCGGCAAGGTTCACCTCGGCCATATCAGCAAACGTGGCGATCCCTATTTGCGCAAACTGCTGATCCATGGCGCACGCATCGTGCTGACCCGCTCGAAGCGGCGCCCGTGCTGGGCTGAGGCCCTGCTGGTCAGGCGCCCGACCAATGTTGCCATCGTCGCGCTAGCCAACAAGATGGCGCGCACCGCCTGGGCATTGCTTGCCCATCGCCGCGTCTATGAACCCGGCTATATCAGCGCACGGCCTGCGTAG
- a CDS encoding RNA-guided endonuclease InsQ/TnpB family protein: MQRLQAFKYELMPNGEQQRNMRRYAGSCRFVYNKALALQKQRYDQGEKKLSYAGLCKQLTEWRNSTETAWLADAPVHPLQQTLKDLERAYTNFFAKRADFPRFKKKGLGDSFRYPDQKQIKLDQTNSRIFLPKLGWLRYRNSRDVLGEVRNACVSLSGGKWFVSIQTERKVERPVPKATSAIGIDMGIARFATMSDGTFLAPLNSFRKHEARLRRAQRAMSRKMKFSNNWKKSKARIQRIHARIGNARLDYLHKATTTISENQAMVCIEDLKVRNMSKSAAGSSGQPGKNVRAKSGLNKAILDQGWYEFGRQLEYKLAWNGGWLIAVPPQHTSRTCPCCGHVSAENRQSQASFACVACGYANHADVVGAINILARGHRVAACGESA; encoded by the coding sequence ATGCAGCGTCTTCAAGCCTTCAAATACGAATTGATGCCGAACGGCGAGCAGCAGCGCAACATGCGCCGTTATGCCGGATCGTGCCGGTTCGTCTATAACAAGGCGCTGGCGTTGCAGAAACAGCGTTACGATCAAGGCGAAAAGAAGCTCAGCTATGCCGGTCTGTGTAAGCAACTCACGGAGTGGCGCAACAGCACGGAAACAGCATGGCTGGCTGATGCACCAGTCCATCCTCTTCAACAGACGCTCAAGGACTTGGAGCGGGCCTACACAAATTTCTTCGCAAAACGGGCCGACTTCCCGCGTTTCAAGAAGAAGGGTCTGGGCGACAGTTTCCGCTATCCCGACCAGAAGCAAATCAAGCTTGATCAGACCAACTCGCGTATCTTTTTGCCCAAGCTGGGCTGGCTGCGATACAGGAACAGCCGCGACGTACTCGGTGAGGTACGCAATGCCTGCGTCAGTCTTTCGGGCGGCAAGTGGTTTGTTTCGATCCAGACTGAGCGGAAGGTCGAGCGACCTGTGCCGAAAGCCACCAGCGCCATCGGCATCGACATGGGCATCGCTCGCTTTGCCACCATGAGCGATGGCACTTTCCTCGCGCCGCTCAACAGCTTTAGGAAGCACGAAGCCAGACTGCGCCGTGCGCAGCGGGCGATGAGCCGCAAGATGAAATTCAGCAACAACTGGAAGAAGTCCAAGGCCCGAATCCAGCGTATCCACGCACGCATCGGTAACGCCCGCCTCGACTACCTGCACAAAGCCACGACCACGATCAGCGAAAATCAAGCGATGGTGTGTATCGAGGACCTGAAGGTACGGAACATGTCCAAGTCAGCGGCCGGTTCAAGCGGGCAACCGGGCAAGAACGTCAGGGCCAAGTCCGGCCTGAACAAGGCCATCCTCGATCAGGGTTGGTACGAGTTCGGGCGTCAACTGGAATACAAGCTAGCGTGGAATGGCGGCTGGCTAATAGCTGTGCCGCCACAGCACACCAGTCGCACGTGCCCTTGCTGCGGGCATGTATCTGCCGAGAACCGGCAGAGCCAGGCGAGCTTCGCCTGTGTGGCATGCGGCTATGCGAATCACGCCGACGTGGTCGGCGCGATCAACATTTTGGCGCGGGGGCACCGCGTTGCAGCCTGTGGAGAGTCGGCGTAG
- a CDS encoding transposase, translated as MKSLFVLTVATAALLTGCAIAPYDDGYYHGGYSRPIYGGGYSDWDGARYYGGNRKWGGDWDRGWDRDEKRNRGRDWSDRDNRGWNRGGDQGENRGEKRGWNRGDVRAENRGRDRRGERGEDRGNDRGGNRGDDRGRNRDADGGNGRGRDRNKD; from the coding sequence ATGAAATCCCTATTTGTGCTCACCGTAGCCACGGCAGCACTTCTCACCGGCTGCGCCATCGCTCCCTATGATGACGGCTACTACCACGGCGGCTACTCGCGTCCCATTTACGGCGGCGGTTACTCCGATTGGGACGGCGCGAGGTACTACGGCGGCAACCGAAAGTGGGGCGGTGACTGGGATCGGGGCTGGGACCGGGACGAGAAGCGAAACAGGGGCCGTGATTGGAGCGATCGTGATAACCGCGGCTGGAACCGTGGCGGAGATCAAGGTGAAAACCGCGGCGAGAAGCGTGGATGGAATCGCGGCGATGTGCGCGCGGAGAATCGCGGCCGGGACCGGCGAGGCGAGCGTGGCGAGGACCGGGGCAATGACCGTGGCGGTAACCGCGGTGATGACCGTGGGCGGAATCGTGATGCCGACGGTGGCAACGGTCGCGGCAGAGACCGTAACAAGGATTGA
- a CDS encoding EthD family reductase, with amino-acid sequence MAKLMVLYKKPADTAAFDSYYFSTHVPIAKKIAGLRSYEVSSGPVASPAGDSPIHLVAVLSFDSLAALRQAMASPEGAAAAADLANFAQAGVDMLIFDTKEV; translated from the coding sequence ATGGCAAAGCTGATGGTGCTATACAAGAAGCCTGCGGACACGGCGGCGTTTGATTCCTATTACTTCTCGACCCATGTTCCGATCGCCAAGAAGATCGCCGGCCTGCGAAGCTACGAGGTCAGCAGCGGCCCGGTTGCAAGCCCAGCCGGCGATTCGCCGATTCACCTGGTTGCGGTGCTGAGCTTCGATTCGCTGGCGGCTCTCCGGCAGGCAATGGCTTCGCCTGAGGGCGCCGCCGCAGCAGCTGACCTGGCCAATTTTGCCCAGGCCGGCGTTGACATGCTGATATTCGACACGAAGGAAGTTTAG
- the phaP4 gene encoding TIGR01841 family phasin PhaP4: MTQWSPEQFMKVQLAGIEALTGLTGKAFEGFEKLLELNLQTMKTALADSREGARKALSAKDPQELVELQIELFQPAADNVLAYRRQLYDILAATRAEFEKVAEVQYTAGKQGLQDFLGSVVSQTPAGTAAAPLAAWQEAVNATTTLYESMQTTAKQAVQVAESSFNTAAQVASKGMQRRAAQASKAAAN; encoded by the coding sequence TGAAGCCCTGACCGGGCTGACCGGCAAGGCCTTTGAGGGCTTCGAAAAACTGCTGGAGCTGAATCTGCAAACGATGAAGACGGCGCTGGCTGATTCACGAGAAGGCGCCAGGAAAGCGCTCTCAGCCAAGGACCCGCAAGAACTGGTCGAATTGCAAATCGAGCTATTTCAACCCGCAGCCGACAATGTCTTGGCGTATCGCCGTCAACTGTACGACATCCTCGCCGCCACCCGGGCGGAGTTCGAGAAGGTCGCCGAGGTCCAATACACGGCAGGCAAGCAGGGTCTGCAAGACTTCCTTGGAAGCGTGGTGAGCCAAACGCCAGCCGGCACGGCGGCGGCGCCATTGGCTGCCTGGCAGGAGGCAGTCAACGCGACCACTACGCTCTATGAGTCGATGCAAACGACGGCAAAGCAGGCCGTGCAAGTGGCCGAGAGCAGCTTCAATACTGCTGCGCAGGTGGCCTCGAAAGGCATGCAACGTCGTGCGGCACAGGCCTCAAAGGCGGCTGCAAATTAA